One Telluria mixta DNA window includes the following coding sequences:
- a CDS encoding PEP-CTERM sorting domain-containing protein — MHVRFLIAAALLAAACNSQAAVVYGSNLVVNGDAEAGTAGWTGYAGYNTFQSVDYGSNWVLPTQPGPLERGNKMFAGFGQYAVGYQTLDFGLATTRATSYALTGWLGGWADQDDNALFYVQFLDEFDNEIGNSMLGPVTPQDRNNQTGLMYRETDGFVPTGTRRLSFWLSMERLVSGDNDGYADNLSFVLQAPPAGEVPEPGTAAVFALGLGMLGWSRRSKRQAMPHHGRRQVEPEPQAGDGQQHAGD, encoded by the coding sequence ATGCACGTTCGCTTCCTCATTGCCGCGGCGCTGCTGGCCGCGGCCTGCAACAGCCAGGCCGCCGTCGTCTACGGCAGCAACCTCGTCGTCAACGGTGATGCCGAAGCCGGTACCGCCGGCTGGACCGGCTACGCGGGTTACAACACGTTCCAGTCCGTGGACTACGGCAGCAACTGGGTGCTGCCCACGCAACCGGGACCGCTGGAGCGCGGCAACAAGATGTTCGCCGGATTCGGCCAGTATGCCGTCGGGTACCAGACGCTGGACTTCGGCCTGGCGACGACCCGCGCCACCTCGTACGCCCTGACGGGCTGGCTCGGCGGCTGGGCCGACCAGGACGACAACGCCTTGTTCTACGTGCAGTTCCTCGACGAGTTCGACAACGAGATCGGGAACTCGATGCTCGGACCGGTGACGCCGCAGGACCGCAACAATCAAACTGGCCTGATGTACCGCGAGACCGACGGCTTCGTGCCGACGGGCACCCGCAGGCTGTCGTTCTGGCTGTCGATGGAGCGCCTCGTCTCGGGCGACAATGACGGCTATGCGGACAACCTGTCGTTCGTGCTGCAGGCGCCGCCCGCAGGCGAGGTGCCGGAACCCGGCACGGCGGCGGTGTTCGCGCTGGGACTCGGCATGCTGGGCTGGTCGCGCCGGTCAAAGCGACAGGCGATGCCGCATCACGGGCGCCGCCAGGTCGAGCCCGAGCCGCAGGCAGGCGATGGCCAGCAGCACGCCGGCGACTGA
- a CDS encoding phosphocholine-specific phospholipase C yields the protein MSRRGFLRTLAQAGGASAVLASLPPAIQRALALPANQRTRSLQDVEHIVVLTQENRSFDHYFGTLEGVRGFGDPFPIPVMDRQNLFNRKTVFVQKTVGGAPVPGRPDWPQSRAIAPFRLNTVQDFPVMRVAGTPHAWLDAQLAWDHGRMNDWCTVKQNHSLGYYAEADVPFQFALARAFTICDHYHCATQTGTNTNRLFLFTGHNDPLGAAGGPSTDNSHDDFNPDPNTDYRWTTYPERLEAAGISWQVYQNMADNFTDNALAGFRSFRNAWYQRPGYSPSLRSRGVSTRDLDLLKADVLANRLPQVSWVVATAEGSEHPGPSSPASGADYIARVLDALTANPESWSKTVFIINFDENDGFFDHMPPPAVPSYTTYSPDPAQARFAGASTVDTTGEYHHILNGADARTLHRPYGLGPRVPLYVISPWTKGGWVNSQVFDHSSIVRFIEARFGVREPLISPWRRAVSGNLLSCFDFVNPNDSAVALPDTAARRALALSLGSTKVPAIPTALSAPVQAAGVRPARALPYELQVQAAVAGSLIDLTFENAGEAGAVFHVYDRLALDQIPRRYTVEAGKQLTGRWTTGAAYDLWLLGPNGFHRHIAGDVRRAADAALPELVVRADRRAGELVVDFVNNGGQPCIFQLTANKYTTIRVPDVRVLARSRSTLRLSLAQTANWYDFSVRVSGMPGWLRRFAGHLENGLPSISDPAMRGAAQLDQYRVV from the coding sequence ATGAGCCGCCGCGGCTTCCTCCGTACGCTGGCCCAGGCCGGCGGCGCCAGCGCCGTCCTCGCGTCCCTCCCGCCCGCCATCCAGAGGGCGCTGGCCCTGCCGGCCAACCAGCGCACCCGCAGCCTGCAGGACGTCGAGCACATCGTCGTGCTGACGCAGGAGAACCGCAGCTTCGACCATTATTTCGGCACGCTGGAGGGCGTACGCGGATTCGGCGATCCATTCCCGATTCCCGTGATGGACCGCCAGAATCTCTTCAACCGCAAGACGGTCTTCGTGCAGAAGACGGTCGGCGGCGCGCCGGTACCCGGCCGGCCCGACTGGCCGCAGAGCCGCGCCATCGCGCCGTTCCGCCTGAATACCGTGCAGGACTTCCCGGTCATGCGCGTGGCCGGCACGCCGCACGCGTGGCTCGATGCGCAACTGGCGTGGGACCACGGCCGCATGAACGACTGGTGCACGGTCAAGCAGAACCATTCGCTGGGCTATTACGCGGAGGCCGACGTGCCGTTCCAGTTCGCGCTCGCCCGCGCCTTCACGATCTGCGACCACTACCATTGCGCGACGCAGACCGGCACCAACACCAACCGGCTGTTCCTGTTCACCGGCCACAACGACCCGCTGGGCGCCGCGGGCGGCCCGTCGACCGACAACAGCCACGACGACTTCAATCCGGATCCGAACACCGACTATCGCTGGACCACGTATCCGGAGCGCCTCGAAGCGGCCGGGATCAGCTGGCAGGTCTACCAGAACATGGCGGACAACTTCACCGACAATGCGCTGGCCGGCTTCCGCTCGTTCCGCAATGCGTGGTACCAGCGGCCCGGCTATTCGCCGTCACTGCGCAGCCGCGGCGTCAGCACGCGCGATCTCGACCTGCTCAAGGCCGACGTGCTGGCCAACCGGTTGCCGCAGGTGAGCTGGGTCGTCGCGACCGCCGAGGGCTCCGAGCACCCCGGGCCGTCGAGCCCCGCATCGGGCGCCGACTACATCGCGCGCGTCCTCGACGCCCTGACGGCCAATCCGGAGAGCTGGAGCAAGACGGTCTTCATCATCAACTTCGACGAGAACGACGGCTTCTTCGACCACATGCCGCCGCCCGCGGTCCCGTCGTACACGACGTACAGCCCCGATCCGGCGCAGGCCCGGTTCGCCGGCGCATCGACCGTCGACACGACTGGCGAATACCACCATATCCTGAACGGCGCCGACGCGCGCACGTTGCATCGCCCGTACGGCCTGGGCCCACGCGTGCCGCTGTACGTCATCTCCCCGTGGACGAAGGGCGGCTGGGTGAATTCGCAGGTGTTCGATCACTCGTCGATCGTCCGCTTCATCGAGGCGCGCTTCGGCGTGCGCGAGCCGCTCATCAGCCCATGGCGGCGCGCGGTGAGCGGCAACCTGCTGTCCTGTTTCGACTTCGTGAACCCGAACGACAGCGCGGTGGCCTTGCCCGACACGGCCGCCCGGCGCGCGCTGGCGCTGAGCCTAGGCAGCACGAAGGTTCCGGCGATCCCGACGGCCCTGTCGGCACCCGTGCAGGCGGCCGGCGTGCGTCCGGCGCGTGCGCTGCCGTACGAGCTGCAGGTGCAGGCGGCTGTCGCGGGCAGCCTGATCGACCTGACGTTCGAGAACGCGGGCGAGGCGGGGGCCGTTTTCCACGTGTACGACCGCCTGGCGCTGGATCAGATCCCGCGCCGCTACACCGTCGAGGCGGGCAAGCAGTTGACGGGCCGCTGGACGACGGGTGCCGCCTACGACCTGTGGCTGCTGGGGCCGAACGGCTTCCACCGGCACATCGCGGGCGACGTGCGCCGCGCCGCGGACGCCGCGTTGCCGGAGCTGGTCGTGCGCGCCGACCGCCGGGCCGGGGAGCTGGTCGTCGACTTCGTGAACAACGGCGGCCAGCCGTGCATCTTCCAGCTGACCGCTAACAAGTACACGACGATCCGTGTTCCGGACGTGCGCGTGCTCGCACGGTCGCGCAGCACGCTCCGCCTGTCGCTGGCGCAGACCGCCAACTGGTACGACTTCAGCGTGCGCGTGAGCGGCATGCCCGGCTGGCTGCGGCGTTTCGCGGGCCATCTCGAAAACGGCCTGCCGTCGATCAGCGACCCGGCGATGCGGGGCGCGGCGCAGCTCGACCAGTACCGTGTCGTTTGA
- a CDS encoding PHA/PHB synthase family protein, protein MDKFNPHAPIPPSADPWDDIEPPTVTDRMLHAALGRVTSGISPAALALAWVDWSLHLAQSPGKWARLCDKALRKAGRFGDYAARAAVGQVARCIEPLPQDRRFDGEAWQRWPFNVIQQGFLLNQQWWHNVTTGIGGVAPHHEQVVAFVARQLLDMMSPVNFIATNPEVLQATAQQGGMNFAKGMGYLADDCWRMLTDCPPAGAEDFVPGRQVAVTPGRVVLRNRLMELIQYAPATPDVHAEPVLIVPAWIMKYYILDLSPRNSLVNYLVGRGHTVFMISWHNPGEEDRDLGMDDYLRQGVLAALDAVNAIVPDRRVHAVGYCLGGTLLAIAAAYLAGRRDERLRSLTLFAAQTDFTEAGELSLFIDDSELNFLEDIMWRQGYLQTRQMAGAFQLLRSNDLVWSRIVNDYLLGQRPPMNDLMAWNADATRMPYRMHSEYLRRLFLKNDLFEGRYHIDGRPVALADIRAPLFVVATETDHVAPWKSVYKINLVADADVTFVLTSGGHNAGIVSEPGHRGRHFRLARRTDGDRYLAPDEWVAATPARDGSWWPAWVDWLEAGSTGRTAPPAPGAAGYALLEPAPGRYVLER, encoded by the coding sequence ATGGACAAATTCAACCCGCATGCCCCCATTCCCCCGTCCGCCGATCCCTGGGACGACATCGAACCGCCCACCGTGACCGACCGCATGCTGCATGCGGCGCTCGGCCGCGTGACATCCGGCATCTCGCCCGCCGCGCTGGCGCTCGCGTGGGTGGACTGGAGCCTGCACCTGGCCCAGTCGCCCGGCAAATGGGCCAGGCTGTGTGACAAGGCCTTGCGCAAGGCCGGCCGCTTCGGCGACTACGCGGCGCGCGCCGCGGTCGGACAGGTGGCACGCTGCATCGAACCGCTGCCGCAAGACCGCCGCTTCGACGGCGAGGCCTGGCAGCGCTGGCCTTTCAACGTGATCCAGCAGGGCTTCCTCCTCAACCAGCAGTGGTGGCACAACGTCACGACCGGCATCGGCGGCGTCGCGCCGCACCATGAGCAGGTGGTGGCGTTCGTCGCGCGCCAGTTGCTGGACATGATGTCGCCCGTGAATTTCATCGCGACGAACCCGGAGGTGCTGCAGGCGACCGCGCAACAGGGCGGCATGAACTTCGCGAAAGGGATGGGCTACCTAGCGGACGACTGCTGGCGCATGCTGACGGACTGTCCGCCGGCCGGCGCCGAGGACTTCGTGCCGGGCCGCCAGGTCGCCGTCACGCCCGGCCGCGTCGTGCTGCGCAACCGGCTGATGGAGCTGATCCAGTACGCGCCCGCGACACCGGACGTGCACGCGGAACCCGTGCTGATCGTGCCGGCATGGATCATGAAATACTACATCCTCGACCTGTCGCCCCGTAACTCGCTCGTGAACTACCTCGTCGGCCGGGGCCACACGGTCTTCATGATCTCGTGGCACAACCCGGGCGAGGAAGACCGCGACCTGGGCATGGACGACTACCTGCGCCAGGGCGTGCTCGCGGCGCTCGACGCCGTGAACGCGATCGTCCCGGACCGGCGCGTGCATGCCGTCGGCTATTGCCTGGGCGGGACCTTGCTCGCCATCGCCGCCGCGTACCTGGCCGGCCGGCGCGACGAGCGCCTGCGCTCGCTGACGCTGTTCGCCGCCCAGACGGATTTCACGGAGGCGGGCGAACTCTCGCTGTTCATCGACGACAGCGAACTGAATTTTTTGGAAGACATCATGTGGCGCCAGGGCTACCTGCAGACGCGCCAGATGGCCGGCGCCTTCCAGCTGCTGCGCTCCAACGACCTCGTATGGTCGCGCATCGTCAACGACTACCTGCTCGGCCAGCGTCCGCCGATGAACGATTTGATGGCGTGGAACGCGGACGCCACGCGCATGCCCTACCGGATGCACAGCGAGTACTTGCGCCGGCTGTTCCTGAAGAACGACCTGTTCGAAGGGCGGTACCACATCGACGGCAGGCCCGTCGCGCTGGCCGACATCCGCGCGCCGCTGTTCGTCGTCGCCACCGAGACGGACCACGTGGCGCCGTGGAAGTCCGTCTACAAGATCAACCTCGTCGCCGACGCCGACGTGACCTTCGTCCTCACGAGCGGCGGCCACAACGCGGGCATCGTCAGCGAACCGGGCCACCGGGGGCGCCATTTCCGCCTCGCCCGCCGCACCGACGGCGACCGGTACCTGGCGCCGGACGAGTGGGTTGCCGCCACGCCCGCGCGAGACGGCTCGTGGTGGCCTGCCTGGGTCGACTGGCTGGAGGCTGGCAGCACCGGCCGCACCGCACCGCCGGCGCCGGGCGCGGCCGGCTACGCGCTCCTCGAGCCGGCCCCCGGCCGCTACGTGCTCGAACGCTGA
- the fabI gene encoding enoyl-ACP reductase FabI has protein sequence MDLRGKRGLILGIANDRSIAWGCARVMAACGAELAVTYLDEQAEPHVRPLAEALRAPLVLPCDVRQPGQLEAVFDAVRTAWGTIDFVIHAIAYAPKDDLQGRVVDCSAAGFALAMDVSCHSFIRCAKLAEPLMPHGGCLLTFTFYGGEKVVPHYNLMGPVKAALEASVRSLAAELGSRRIRVNAVSPGPMGTRAAFGLEHFDELLGDAWSRAPEHMLARLDDVGAVAAFLASDGARLVTGNVEYVDAGYHVMG, from the coding sequence ATCGACCTGCGCGGCAAGCGCGGGCTCATCCTCGGCATCGCCAACGACCGCAGCATCGCCTGGGGTTGCGCCCGCGTCATGGCCGCGTGCGGGGCCGAACTGGCGGTGACGTACCTGGACGAGCAGGCCGAACCCCACGTGCGCCCGCTGGCGGAGGCACTGCGCGCCCCGCTCGTGCTCCCGTGCGATGTGCGCCAGCCGGGCCAGCTGGAAGCCGTGTTCGACGCCGTGCGCACCGCCTGGGGCACGATCGATTTCGTGATCCACGCGATCGCCTATGCGCCCAAGGACGACCTGCAGGGCCGCGTCGTCGACTGTTCCGCGGCAGGCTTCGCGCTGGCGATGGACGTGTCGTGCCACTCGTTCATCCGCTGCGCGAAACTCGCCGAGCCGCTGATGCCGCACGGGGGCTGCCTGCTGACGTTCACGTTCTACGGCGGCGAGAAGGTCGTCCCGCACTACAACCTGATGGGTCCCGTAAAGGCCGCGCTGGAGGCGTCGGTACGGTCGCTGGCCGCAGAGCTGGGCAGCCGGCGCATCCGCGTCAACGCCGTCTCGCCGGGCCCGATGGGCACGCGCGCGGCGTTCGGCCTCGAACACTTCGACGAACTGCTCGGCGACGCCTGGTCGCGCGCGCCCGAGCACATGCTGGCCCGACTCGACGACGTGGGCGCGGTCGCCGCGTTCCTCGCCAGCGACGGCGCGCGCCTCGTGACGGGCAACGTCGAATACGTCGACGCCGGCTACCACGTGATGGGGTGA
- a CDS encoding Rrf2 family transcriptional regulator, producing MRLTEHTDYALRVLMYLGANGGRLATTGEVATLHGISHHHLTKIVNELGHAGFIETVRGRCGGIRLARAPADITVGDVVRHTEPDFHLVACLDGRARACPLAPACVLKGALCRATACFLESLDGIALSSLIGPS from the coding sequence ATGCGTCTCACCGAACATACCGACTACGCCCTGCGCGTGCTGATGTACCTCGGGGCCAACGGGGGCCGGCTCGCCACCACCGGCGAAGTGGCCACCCTGCACGGGATCTCCCATCATCACCTGACGAAGATCGTCAACGAGCTGGGACACGCGGGCTTCATCGAGACCGTGCGGGGCCGCTGCGGCGGCATCCGCCTTGCCCGCGCGCCCGCGGACATCACCGTCGGCGACGTCGTGCGCCACACGGAACCCGATTTCCACCTCGTCGCCTGCCTGGACGGCCGCGCCCGCGCGTGCCCGCTGGCACCGGCGTGCGTGCTGAAAGGGGCGCTGTGCCGCGCGACGGCCTGCTTTCTCGAGTCGCTGGACGGCATTGCGCTGTCCAGCCTCATCGGACCATCGTGA
- a CDS encoding L,D-transpeptidase family protein produces the protein MNVIASRWICCLLFALAPALATAAQTAPRGPVDARVLAARLYAGAAPPSWLGDGGGRAREAVRLLRDAPAHGLDPARYDAEGLASRLDAGVDVAAALAIERDLSTAMLQYLADLHFGRLASGYRLPSDDAPAFDPVDHLRDALRTGRMPEAVDAASPPIPMVRRVEATLARYRALAAAHPHWPDLPPLPARRIEPGTRYAGMALVRERLRLFGDLDDDVPDGDVYTPALAAAVRRFQARHGLAEDGVLGAGTLAALAVSPARRVTQLELTLERLRWLPRPPQGRVVVVDVPAYRLWAFDGHDPAGQLLEMRVIVGAAARTPTPLFIGQMRYVEFNPYWNVPRSIETAEIIPKLARDPGYLARNDMEALSASGRVLPDAGALAALRAGTARVRQRPGPKNALGAVKFAMPNPMNIYLHSTSAQELFARSRRDLSHGCIRVEHPAALAQFVLADPERWGMEAVAAALRPGRTVTVPLRETVPVVLFYATALTDRDGRALFSEDIYGLDEQLAQALRAD, from the coding sequence ATGAACGTCATTGCCTCCCGCTGGATCTGCTGCCTCCTGTTCGCCCTTGCCCCCGCGCTTGCCACCGCTGCCCAGACCGCACCGCGCGGTCCCGTCGACGCCCGCGTGCTTGCGGCGCGGCTGTATGCCGGCGCCGCGCCGCCGTCCTGGCTGGGTGACGGCGGCGGCCGCGCGCGCGAAGCCGTGCGCCTGCTGCGGGACGCGCCCGCGCACGGCCTCGACCCGGCCCGTTACGACGCCGAGGGCCTGGCCTCCCGGCTCGACGCCGGCGTGGACGTCGCCGCCGCCCTCGCCATCGAGCGGGACCTCAGCACCGCCATGCTCCAGTACCTGGCCGACCTGCACTTTGGCCGTCTCGCGTCCGGCTATCGCCTGCCGTCCGACGACGCCCCCGCCTTCGACCCCGTGGACCACCTGCGCGATGCGCTGCGTACCGGACGCATGCCGGAGGCAGTGGACGCGGCTTCGCCGCCGATCCCGATGGTGCGCCGGGTGGAGGCCACGCTTGCCCGCTACCGCGCCCTCGCCGCCGCGCACCCGCACTGGCCGGACCTGCCGCCCCTTCCCGCCAGGCGGATCGAACCAGGCACGCGCTATGCGGGCATGGCGCTGGTGCGCGAGCGCCTGCGCCTGTTCGGCGACCTGGACGACGACGTGCCCGACGGCGACGTCTACACACCGGCGCTGGCGGCCGCCGTGCGCCGCTTCCAGGCGCGTCACGGCCTGGCGGAAGACGGCGTGCTGGGCGCCGGCACGCTGGCCGCGCTGGCGGTATCGCCGGCCCGGCGCGTGACGCAGCTGGAATTGACGCTGGAGCGCCTGCGCTGGCTGCCGCGTCCGCCGCAGGGCCGCGTGGTGGTCGTCGACGTGCCGGCCTACCGCCTGTGGGCGTTCGACGGCCACGACCCGGCCGGACAACTGCTTGAAATGCGGGTGATCGTGGGCGCGGCCGCGCGCACGCCCACGCCGCTGTTCATCGGCCAGATGCGCTACGTGGAATTCAATCCGTACTGGAACGTCCCGCGCAGTATCGAAACGGCCGAGATCATTCCGAAGCTGGCGCGCGACCCCGGCTACCTCGCGCGCAACGACATGGAAGCGCTGTCCGCTTCCGGCCGGGTATTGCCGGACGCCGGCGCACTCGCCGCCCTGCGCGCGGGCACGGCGCGGGTGCGGCAGCGCCCGGGACCGAAGAATGCGCTCGGCGCGGTCAAGTTCGCCATGCCGAACCCGATGAACATTTATCTGCACTCCACGTCGGCGCAGGAGCTGTTCGCGCGGTCGCGGCGCGACCTGAGCCATGGCTGCATCCGCGTCGAGCACCCGGCCGCGCTCGCGCAATTCGTGCTGGCCGACCCCGAACGCTGGGGTATGGAGGCCGTGGCCGCGGCCTTGCGTCCGGGCCGGACCGTCACGGTGCCGCTGCGGGAGACGGTCCCCGTCGTGCTGTTCTACGCGACGGCGCTCACGGACCGCGACGGCCGTGCCCTGTTCAGCGAAGACATCTATGGCCTCGACGAGCAACTGGCGCAGGCGCTGCGCGCGGATTGA
- a CDS encoding DUF2249 domain-containing protein gives MNDYLDLRALPAPEPMERVLDALDALADGARLRVLLAREPHPLYGILARSGYRWQSAWRDDGCLVTIARDA, from the coding sequence GTGAACGATTATCTCGACCTGCGGGCCCTGCCCGCCCCCGAACCCATGGAGCGCGTGCTGGACGCGCTCGATGCTCTCGCCGACGGCGCACGGCTGCGCGTGCTGCTGGCGCGCGAACCGCACCCGCTGTACGGCATCCTCGCGCGCTCCGGCTACCGCTGGCAGTCCGCCTGGCGGGACGACGGCTGCCTCGTGACCATCGCGCGGGACGCCTGA
- a CDS encoding bifunctional enoyl-CoA hydratase/phosphate acetyltransferase, with amino-acid sequence MDTISNRTFDELKVGDSASLARTLTRADIELFAVVSGDVNPAHLDEEYARSSMFHEVIAHGMWSGALISTVLGTQLPGPGTVYLGQSLRFLKPVGLGDTVTVLLTVARLDPEQHRVTLDCTVTNQDGLRVATGTAEVIAPAEKVARPRIALPEVRLRERGSRYRALLAAAQDAPRVATAVVHPVDTVSLLGAVEAAREGLITPVLVGPEARIRQAAELANVDLAPYRIVPTAHSHAAADTAVALARTGEVGAIMKGALHTDELMHAVVARDTGLRTGRRISHVFALDVPTYPRPLFLTDAAINIYPTLEDKRDIVRNAIDLAHALGIAAPRVAILSALETVYPKIASTIEAAALCKMADRGQIEGAIIDGPMAFDLAVSEEAARTKGFVSPVAGRADILVVPDLEAGNMLAKQLEYLAEAQVAGIVLGARVPIMLTSRADGPLARLASCALASLLVRHSTAPAVIGSP; translated from the coding sequence ATGGACACGATCAGCAACCGCACGTTCGACGAACTGAAGGTCGGCGACAGCGCGAGCCTCGCGCGCACCCTCACCCGGGCCGACATCGAACTGTTCGCCGTCGTGTCGGGCGACGTCAACCCCGCCCACCTGGACGAGGAGTACGCCCGCAGCAGCATGTTCCATGAAGTGATAGCGCACGGTATGTGGAGCGGCGCCCTGATCTCCACGGTGCTCGGCACCCAGCTGCCCGGTCCGGGCACGGTCTACCTGGGCCAGTCGCTGCGCTTCCTGAAGCCGGTGGGGCTGGGCGACACCGTGACCGTCCTGCTCACCGTCGCCCGGCTCGATCCGGAACAACATCGTGTGACGCTCGACTGCACGGTGACGAACCAGGATGGCCTGCGGGTGGCCACGGGCACGGCGGAAGTCATCGCGCCGGCCGAGAAAGTCGCGCGGCCCCGCATCGCGCTGCCGGAAGTGCGCCTGCGCGAGCGCGGGAGCCGCTACCGCGCGCTGCTGGCGGCCGCGCAGGATGCGCCGCGCGTGGCCACGGCCGTCGTCCACCCGGTCGACACGGTGTCGCTGCTGGGCGCCGTCGAAGCGGCGCGCGAAGGCCTGATCACGCCGGTGCTGGTCGGCCCGGAAGCCAGGATCCGCCAGGCGGCCGAGCTGGCGAACGTCGACCTCGCGCCGTACCGCATCGTGCCGACAGCGCACAGCCATGCGGCTGCCGATACCGCCGTGGCGCTGGCGCGCACGGGCGAGGTGGGCGCCATCATGAAAGGCGCGCTGCACACGGACGAATTGATGCACGCGGTCGTCGCCCGCGACACCGGCCTGCGCACGGGCCGCCGCATCAGCCACGTGTTCGCGCTGGACGTGCCCACGTACCCGCGGCCCCTGTTCCTCACGGACGCCGCCATCAACATCTACCCGACGCTGGAGGACAAGCGCGACATCGTCCGCAACGCGATCGACCTGGCGCACGCGCTGGGCATCGCGGCGCCGCGCGTGGCGATCCTGTCCGCGCTCGAGACGGTGTACCCGAAGATCGCGTCGACCATCGAGGCGGCCGCCCTGTGCAAGATGGCCGACCGCGGCCAGATCGAGGGCGCGATCATCGACGGGCCCATGGCGTTCGACCTCGCCGTGTCGGAGGAAGCGGCGCGCACCAAAGGCTTCGTGTCGCCCGTGGCCGGCCGCGCCGACATCCTCGTCGTGCCCGACCTCGAAGCGGGCAACATGCTGGCCAAGCAGCTGGAGTACCTGGCGGAAGCGCAAGTGGCCGGCATCGTACTCGGTGCGCGTGTACCCATCATGCTCACCAGCCGCGCGGACGGGCCGCTGGCCCGCCTCGCCTCGTGCGCATTGGCGTCCCTGCTCGTGCGCCACTCGACGGCTCCCGCGGTGATCGGATCGCCATGA